In one Nicotiana sylvestris chromosome 8, ASM39365v2, whole genome shotgun sequence genomic region, the following are encoded:
- the LOC138874942 gene encoding uncharacterized mitochondrial protein AtMg00860-like has product MVFELLRRYQLRRNPLKCAFGITSGNFLGFIVRHGGIEIDQAKVDAILKMLEPRDIHKLKSLQGKLAYLRRFISNLAGRCQLFSHLMKKGIPFKWYQACSNAFESIKSYLMKPPVLATPIPGKPLILYIAAQKWSVGALLAQENSEGK; this is encoded by the coding sequence atggtgtttgagttgctccggaggtaccaacttaggaggAATCCATTGAAATGCGCCTTTGGAATTACTTCCGGAAacttccttggtttcattgttcGACATGGAGGGattgaaattgatcaagccaaagtagaTGCAATCTTGAAAATGCTTGAGCCTCGAGACATTCACAAATTGAAAAGTCTGCAGGGAAAGTTAGCATACCTTAGGAGATTCATCTCGAACCTAGCTGGGAGGTGTCAACTATTCAGTCACCTTATGAAGAAAGGTATCCCTTTCAAATGGTACCAAGCGTGCAGTAATGCCTTTGAGAGcattaaatcctacttgatgaagcctccagttttagcaACCCCTATACCTGGAAAGCCGTTAATACTATACATTGCGGCACAAAAATGGTCTGTTGGagcactgttggcccaagaaaatagtgaagggaaATAA